The Mauremys reevesii isolate NIE-2019 linkage group 1, ASM1616193v1, whole genome shotgun sequence genome has a segment encoding these proteins:
- the LOC120401170 gene encoding olfactory receptor 52K2-like produces the protein MSTFNQTCPNPSTFLLIGIPGLESEHVWISIPFCLMYVIALLGNGTVLFVVKQEQTLHEPMYYFLSMLAVIDLVFSTAVVPKMLSIFWLDSRDISFEACFLQMFFIHTFTVVESGVLLAMSLDRYVAICNPLRYNTIVTSPKIAQIGLLSLARGVGVVTPLTCLLANLPYCKTNVIPHSYCEHMAVMELTYTDSAVTDLYNIIVAATLVGTDFVFIAFSYGMILRSVLRLSSQEARLKAFSTCGSHVCVILLFYLGGLLSMYLHILDLGLAPHTQVLVADLYLVVPPMLNPVIYGIKSKQIRKRVFKLFGQQKNLAEPNI, from the coding sequence ATGTCAACCTTCAATCAGACCTGCCCTAACCCCTCTACCTTCCTGCTGATCGGCATCCCCGGCCTGGAATCCGAGcacgtctggatctccatcccatTCTGCCTCATGTATGTGATTGCTCTGCTAGGAAATGGTACTGTCCTCTTCGTTGTAAAGCAGGAGCAGaccctccatgagcccatgtactatttcttATCCATGCTGGCTGTCATTGATCTGGTCTTCTCAACTGCCGTTGtccccaaaatgctgagcatcttctggctGGATTCTAGAGACATCAGCTTCGAGGCCTGCTTCCTCCAGATGTTCTTCATCCACACCTTCACTGTAGTGGAGTCAGGGGTGCTCTTGGCCATGTCTTTAGACCGATACGTGGCTATCTGCAACCCCTTGAGATACAACACTATCGTAACCAGCCCAAAGATTGCCCAGATTGGGCTGCTGTCCCTTGCTAGAGGGGTGGGGGTCGTGACGCCCTTAACCTGCCTTCTAGCCAATCTTCCCTACTGTAAAACGAATGTCATCCCTCATTCCTATTGCGAGCACATGGCTGTGATGGAGCTGACCTACACAGACTCGGCAGTCACCGACCTGTACAACATCATTGTGGCCGCAACCCTAGTGGGGACAGACTTCGTCTTCATTGCCTTCTCTTACGGCATGATCCTCCGCTCCGTCCTACGGCTCTCGTCTCAGGAGGCGCGTCTCAAGGCCTTCAGCACCTGCGGCTCCCATGTCTGCGTCATCCTGCTCTTCTACCTGGGAGGGCTCCTTTCTATGTACCTGCATATTTTAGACCTCGGCCTTGCTCCTCACACCCAGGTCTTGGTGGCTGACCTGTACCTCGTCGTTCCCCCCATGCTAAACCCAGTCATCTACGGCATTAAGTCCAAGCAGATCCGGAAACGGGTCTTTAAGCTTTTTGGACAACAAAAGAACTTAGCAGAACCCAATATCTAG
- the LOC120401101 gene encoding olfactory receptor 52K2-like yields the protein MSTFNQTCPNPSTFLLIGIPGLESEHVWISIPFCLMYVIALLGNGTVLFVVKQEQTLHEPMYYFLSMLAVIDLVFSTAVVPKMLSIFWLDSRDISFEACFLQMFFIHTFTVVESGVLLAMSLDRYVAICNPLRYNTIVTSPKIAQIGLLSLARGVGVVTPLTCLLTSLPYCKINIIPHSYCEYLAVMELACADSAVTDLYSIVVATTLVGTDFVFIAFSYGMILRSVLRLSSQEARLKAFSTCGSHVCVILLFYLGGLLSMYLHIFKLGLARHTQVLVADLYLVVPPMLNPVIYGIKSKQIRKRVFKLFGQRKSLAEPNI from the coding sequence ATGTCAACCTTCAATCAGACCTGCCCGAACCCCTCTACCTTCCTGCTGATCGGCATCCCCGGCCTGGAATCCGAGcacgtctggatctccatcccatTCTGCCTCATGTATGTGATTGCTCTGCTAGGAAATGGTACTGTCCTCTTCGTTGTAAAGCAGGAGCAGaccctccatgagcccatgtactatttcttATCCATGCTGGCTGTCATTGATCTGGTCTTCTCAACTGCCGTTGtccccaaaatgctgagcatcttctggctGGATTCTAGAGACATCAGCTTCGAGGCCTGCTTCCTCCAGATGTTCTTCATCCACACCTTCACTGTAGTGGAGTCAGGGGTGCTCTTGGCCATGTCTTTAGACCGATACGTGGCTATCTGCAACCCCTTGAGATACAACACTATCGTAACCAGCCCAAAGATTGCCCAGATTGGGCTGCTGTCCCTTGCTAGAGGGGTGGGGGTCGTGACGCCCTTAACCTGCCTTCTAACCAGTCTGCCCTACTGTAAAATAAATATCATCCCTCACTCCTATTGCGAGTACTTAGCTGTGATGGAGCTGGCCTGTGCAGACTCGGCAGTCACCGACCTGTACAGCATCGTAGTGGCCACAACCCTAGTGGGTACAGACTTCGTCTTCATTGCCTTCTCTTACGGCATGATCCTCCGCTCCGTCCTACGGCTCTCGTCTCAGGAGGCGCGTCTCAAGGCCTTCAGCACCTGCGGCTCCCATGTCTGCGTCATCCTGCTCTTCTACCTGGGAGGGCTCCTTTCTATGTACCTGCATATTTTTAAGCTCGGCCTTGCTCGTCACACCCAGGTCTTGGTGGCTGACTTGTACCTCGTCGTTCCCCCCATGCTAAACCCAGTCATCTACGGCATTAAGTCCAAGCAGATCCGGAAACGGGTCTTTAAGCTTTTTGGCCAACGAAAGAGCTTAGCAGAACCCAATATCTAG
- the LOC120401237 gene encoding olfactory receptor 52M1-like encodes MLPFNGSCFNPTTFLLIGIPELETLHVWISVPVCSMYVIAILGNCTILFIIKTEPSLHEPMFYFLSMLAVIDLVLSTSTMPKLLGIFWFSYREIGLDACLLQMFVIHSFSAMESGIFLAMAFDRYIAICDPLRHKTVLTNTIVAKIGLAAMIRGVLYISPLPLLVQRYAYYRTNIIAHSYCEHMAVVILVCGDITISNLYGLTIGFLVLLMDSLFIVLSYIMILRAVLRLASAGARLKTFSTCISHVCAILAFYTPIAASSLTHRFGQNVSPHIHILLANFYLLVPPMLNPIVYGARTKQIRQRVLKMVSLGRPGL; translated from the coding sequence ATGTTGCCCTTCAATGGCTCCTGCTTCAATCCCACAACTTTCCTCCTGATCGGCATCCCTGAGCTGGAAACCCTGCATGTCTGGATCTCTGTCCCCGTCTGTTCCATGTACGTCATCGCCATCCTGGGGAACTGCACCATCCTCTTCATCATCAAGACAGAGCCGAGCCTGCACGAGCCCATGTTCTACTTCCTCTCCATGCTGGCCGTCATCGACCTGGTCCTCTCCACCTCCACCATGCCCAAGCTGCTGGGCATCTTCTGGTTCAGTTACAGAGAGATCGGCTTGGATGCCTGCCTCCTCCAGATGTTTGTCATACACTCCTTCTCAGCCATGGAGTCTGGGATCTTCCTGGCCATGGCTTTCGACCGTTACATTGCCATCTGCGACCCGCTGAGGCACAAGACCGTCTTGACCAACACAATCGTAGCCAAGATTGGGCTGGCGGCTATGATCCGGGGCGTGTTGTACATCTCCCCGCTGCCCCTCCTTGTCCAACGGTATGCGTACTACAGGACCAACATCATTGCGCATTCCTACTGTGAGCACATGGCAGTTGTGATACTGGTGTGTGGGGATATCACTATCAGCAATCTCTACGGGCTGACTATTGGCTTTCTGGTGCTGCTCATGGATTCGCTGTTCATCGTCCTGTCCTACATCATGATCCTGCGGGCCGTGCTCAGGCTGGCCTCGGCTGGTGCCCGTCTCAAGACCTTCAGCACCTGCATCTCCCATGTCTGCGCCATCCTGGCCTTCTACACACCCATTGCTGCCTCGTCGCTGACGCACCGGTTCGGCCAAAACGTGTCTCCTCACATCCATATCCTGCTGGCCAACTTCTACCTCCTGGTCCCACCCATGCTGAACCCCATTGTGTATGGGGCAAGGACCAAACAGATACGGCAGAGAGTGCTTAAGATGGTCTCTCTGGGTAGGCCGGGCCTCTGA